A genomic stretch from Ureibacillus composti includes:
- a CDS encoding NUDIX domain-containing protein, translating into MFQFIDENGHKVVLRFDEGPFEIEPKHVLTFVNYHDKWLCTIHKKRGVEFPGGKVEPGEILEQAAIREVYEETAVHITDLKWFAYYIVYDETPFCKAVFTGRVEKIDEFIEEHETLGMTWLTTEELENHPNLSFYMRDEGMKKMLQEVKRLERKW; encoded by the coding sequence ATGTTTCAATTTATTGATGAGAATGGCCATAAAGTAGTACTAAGATTTGATGAAGGACCTTTTGAAATAGAACCGAAGCATGTATTAACATTTGTTAATTATCATGATAAGTGGCTTTGTACAATTCATAAAAAACGCGGAGTAGAGTTTCCCGGGGGCAAAGTAGAACCAGGTGAAATATTAGAACAAGCTGCGATTCGGGAAGTGTACGAAGAGACTGCTGTACATATAACAGACCTAAAATGGTTTGCTTATTATATTGTTTATGATGAGACCCCGTTTTGTAAGGCTGTATTCACAGGTAGAGTTGAAAAAATAGATGAGTTCATTGAAGAGCATGAAACTCTTGGGATGACTTGGCTTACAACAGAAGAATTAGAAAATCATCCGAATTTAAGCTTTTATATGAGAGATGAAGGTATGAAAAAGATGTTACAGGAAGTGAAGCGCCTTGAAAGAAAATGGTAG
- a CDS encoding prolyl oligopeptidase family serine peptidase: MKENGSIESIRNFPCPNPNIEIKEILYWSQGYRVKGLLAKPKKPGDYDALLYLRGGLQSLGNVRPARIAEFAQQGFVVFAPYYRGNRGGEGRDEFAGEDRYDALYGADILKMFSNKPTFHVFGFSRGGLMALWTTILRDDVASCVTWAGVSDVVSMYNERVDMRRTIKRIIGGSPSKLRELYDERTPLFNIEKVNAPVLIIHGTEDENVSINHSFQLEQALMKQQKTVETWFSSGLPHHYPPEKNRQTVRALSEWMKTKEAPAKAF, translated from the coding sequence TTGAAAGAAAATGGTAGTATTGAATCAATTAGAAATTTCCCTTGTCCAAATCCCAATATTGAAATTAAAGAAATTTTGTATTGGTCACAAGGATATCGTGTAAAAGGCCTTTTAGCAAAACCTAAAAAACCTGGTGATTATGACGCATTACTTTATTTGCGCGGGGGCCTACAATCCCTTGGAAATGTACGACCAGCACGAATTGCAGAATTCGCACAACAGGGATTTGTAGTGTTTGCTCCTTATTATAGAGGAAATCGTGGTGGTGAAGGTCGTGATGAGTTTGCTGGAGAGGATCGATACGATGCCTTATATGGCGCTGATATTTTAAAGATGTTTTCTAATAAACCGACTTTTCATGTGTTTGGTTTTTCGCGTGGTGGTTTAATGGCGTTATGGACAACAATTCTAAGAGATGATGTTGCATCATGTGTAACTTGGGCAGGTGTATCTGATGTAGTTTCAATGTACAATGAACGTGTTGATATGCGTAGAACGATAAAGCGAATTATTGGCGGTTCTCCAAGTAAATTAAGAGAATTATATGATGAACGAACTCCACTATTTAATATTGAGAAAGTAAATGCACCTGTTTTAATTATTCATGGAACAGAAGATGAAAATGTCAGTATTAATCACTCTTTTCAATTAGAACAGGCCTTAATGAAACAACAAAAAACGGTTGAAACATGGTTTTCATCAGGGTTACCACATCATTATCCACCTGAAAAGAACCGACAAACCGTTCGAGCATTAAGTGAATGGATGAAAACAAAGGAAGCGCCAGCAAAGGCATTTTAA
- a CDS encoding Dps family protein, which translates to MAKNLVEQLNDLVATWSVLYTKLHNYHWYVTGPSFFTLHSKFEELYNEVTLNLDEVAERILSKGGKPVATLREHLEMSLVQEANGNETTNEMVQTIITDFTTIMKALKEAMNQAAEEGDDRTEDMLNATFQSLEKHSWMLNAFLGE; encoded by the coding sequence ATGGCAAAAAATTTAGTAGAGCAACTAAATGATTTAGTAGCAACTTGGTCTGTACTTTATACAAAACTGCATAATTATCATTGGTATGTAACGGGACCTTCGTTTTTTACATTGCATAGTAAATTTGAAGAATTATACAACGAAGTCACATTAAATTTAGATGAAGTTGCAGAGCGCATTTTATCAAAAGGTGGTAAACCAGTAGCTACATTAAGAGAACATTTAGAGATGTCCCTTGTTCAAGAGGCAAATGGAAATGAAACAACAAACGAAATGGTTCAAACGATTATTACTGATTTTACAACCATTATGAAAGCCCTAAAAGAAGCGATGAATCAAGCTGCAGAAGAAGGCGATGACCGTACAGAAGATATGTTAAATGCAACCTTCCAAAGTCTAGAAAAACATTCATGGATGCTCAATGCGTTTCTTGGAGAATAG
- the yidD gene encoding membrane protein insertion efficiency factor YidD, whose translation MKYPFIWLIKFYRKFISPVTPPSCRFHPTCSQYGLEAFQKHGAIKGVILTTIRILKCQPFHPGGFDPVPEKWPLKKR comes from the coding sequence ATGAAATATCCTTTTATATGGCTCATTAAATTTTACCGCAAGTTTATTTCACCAGTGACACCACCATCATGCCGTTTTCATCCTACTTGTTCACAATATGGGTTGGAGGCATTTCAAAAGCACGGAGCTATTAAAGGTGTTATATTAACAACAATTCGTATTTTAAAATGTCAACCTTTCCATCCAGGTGGATTTGATCCAGTCCCTGAAAAATGGCCTTTGAAAAAAAGATAA
- a CDS encoding zinc ABC transporter substrate-binding protein, which produces MKRLSSIILLFVVGIILTACNADKTTSETNTDSNKINVYTTVYPLSFFAEEIGGDYVNVSSIYPPGSNEHTFEPTQQDMMKLADADIFFYIGLGLEGFVENAKKTLANENVTLVATADHVSKEELLMSTGSGEHAGETEEHDHEDTHNHGEFDPHVWLSPTISQDLALAIKEELVKEMPEQENTFNANYENLVKELETLNNEFEKMASEASSKTFFVSHSAFGYIAGQYGLEQVAIAGMNSQSEPSQKELTKIVDLAEELNIKYILFEQNVSSNLTSTIQQEVGAKSLTLHNLSVLTEEDVQNNEDYFTLMNKNIETLRTALNP; this is translated from the coding sequence TTGAAACGGTTATCAAGCATCATTTTATTATTTGTGGTGGGAATTATTTTAACTGCTTGTAATGCTGACAAAACAACTTCTGAAACAAATACAGATTCAAATAAAATAAATGTATACACGACAGTATATCCATTAAGCTTCTTTGCTGAAGAAATTGGTGGAGATTATGTTAATGTTTCATCCATCTATCCTCCCGGTTCAAATGAACATACATTTGAGCCAACTCAACAAGATATGATGAAATTAGCAGATGCAGATATTTTCTTTTATATTGGTTTAGGTTTAGAGGGTTTTGTTGAAAATGCGAAAAAAACATTAGCAAATGAAAATGTAACACTCGTTGCAACTGCTGATCATGTATCTAAGGAAGAGTTACTAATGTCAACTGGAAGTGGTGAACATGCAGGGGAAACTGAAGAACATGACCATGAAGATACACATAATCATGGAGAATTTGATCCGCATGTTTGGTTGTCTCCAACTATTTCACAAGATTTAGCATTAGCCATTAAGGAAGAGTTAGTCAAAGAAATGCCTGAACAAGAAAATACATTCAATGCAAACTATGAAAACTTAGTTAAGGAATTAGAAACACTTAATAATGAATTTGAGAAAATGGCATCTGAAGCATCTTCTAAAACATTCTTCGTTTCCCATAGTGCATTCGGGTATATTGCAGGACAATATGGTTTAGAACAAGTCGCGATTGCAGGCATGAACTCTCAAAGTGAACCATCCCAAAAAGAATTAACTAAAATCGTGGACTTAGCAGAAGAGTTAAATATTAAATATATACTATTCGAACAAAATGTATCATCTAACTTAACTTCTACTATTCAACAGGAAGTTGGAGCAAAATCTTTAACCTTGCATAATTTAAGTGTTTTAACTGAAGAAGACGTTCAAAATAATGAAGATTACTTTACGTTAATGAATAAAAATATTGAAACTTTACGAACAGCATTAAATCCTTAA
- a CDS encoding transposase gives MDTTSIYVSVANQSFSYAPCGLPCEFELKMDRQRARIFEKLFTQLNSLEFDNLVRAHLPYIPYHLDEVNDEIDGRLKRVYALIHEFGDEKTREFVEQLPYFH, from the coding sequence ATGGATACTACTTCAATATATGTTTCTGTTGCTAATCAATCTTTTAGTTATGCGCCTTGTGGGTTACCTTGTGAATTTGAATTAAAAATGGATCGCCAAAGAGCTAGAATTTTTGAAAAGCTATTTACGCAGCTTAATTCTTTAGAATTTGATAATCTTGTTCGTGCGCATTTACCTTATATTCCATATCATTTAGATGAAGTAAATGATGAAATTGATGGCCGCCTAAAAAGAGTATACGCACTAATTCATGAATTTGGCGATGAGAAAACAAGGGAATTTGTGGAACAATTACCTTATTTCCATTGA